A section of the Bacillus carboniphilus genome encodes:
- the guaC gene encoding GMP reductase, with protein sequence MENVFDYEDIQLIPNKCIVNSRSECDTKVTLGGRTFKLPVVPANMQTIIDEKIALYLAENDYFYIMHRFQPEKRLAFIQDMHARGLFASISVGVKEEEYDFIQQLADERVIPEYITIDIAHGHSNAVIKMIQHIKGLLPESFVIAGNVGTPEAVRELENAGADATKVGIGPGKVCITKIKTGFGTGGWQLAALRWCAKAASKPIIADGGIRTHGDIAKSIRFGATMVMIGSLFAGHEESPGETVEREGKLYKEYFGSASEFQKGEKKNVEGKKMYVEYKGALQDTLTEMEQDLQSSISYAGGNKLDAIRNVDYVVVKNSIFNGDKVY encoded by the coding sequence ATGGAAAACGTATTTGATTATGAAGATATTCAACTAATTCCAAATAAATGTATAGTAAATAGCCGTTCTGAATGTGATACAAAGGTAACTCTAGGTGGACGAACATTTAAGCTACCTGTGGTGCCTGCTAATATGCAAACGATTATTGATGAGAAAATTGCTCTTTATCTAGCTGAAAATGACTATTTTTATATTATGCATCGCTTCCAACCAGAAAAGCGTTTAGCTTTTATCCAGGATATGCATGCACGAGGTTTATTTGCGTCTATTAGTGTTGGAGTGAAAGAAGAAGAATATGATTTTATCCAACAATTAGCAGATGAACGTGTAATCCCAGAATACATTACGATCGATATTGCCCACGGTCACTCTAATGCAGTCATTAAGATGATTCAACACATAAAAGGTCTTTTACCAGAAAGCTTTGTCATTGCGGGGAATGTGGGAACTCCTGAAGCCGTCAGAGAGTTAGAGAATGCTGGTGCAGATGCTACAAAAGTAGGGATTGGACCAGGTAAAGTCTGCATTACTAAAATCAAAACTGGTTTTGGAACTGGCGGATGGCAACTAGCTGCATTGCGTTGGTGTGCCAAGGCTGCAAGTAAGCCTATTATTGCTGATGGTGGAATTCGTACACACGGTGATATTGCCAAGTCCATTCGCTTTGGTGCGACTATGGTTATGATTGGTTCCCTATTTGCTGGACATGAAGAATCACCAGGAGAAACAGTTGAAAGAGAAGGGAAGCTATACAAGGAATACTTTGGTTCTGCTTCGGAATTCCAAAAAGGCGAAAAGAAGAACGTAGAAGGTAAAAAAATGTATGTCGAGTATAAAGGTGCCCTACAAGATACGTTGACGGAAATGGAGCAGGATTTACAATCCTCCATCTCATACGCAGGCGGAAATAAATTAGATGCTATTCGAAATGTAGACTATGTGGTAGTAAAGAATTCAATCTTTAACGGAGACAAAGTATACTAA
- a CDS encoding CoA pyrophosphatase, with product MDLHSILNKAKNHSPSILGSKDFSKYAILLPLIHKNNEVHILFEVRSHKLRRQPGEICFPGGRIDREDHDERQAALRETSEELGIEVENIVDVFPLDYMVSPFGMMVYPFVGVLNSPESIQPNKEEVAEVFTVPLTYFLENKPKIHHVNVNVQPDENFPYDLIIGGKNYNWRMRKIDEYFYIYEDKVIWGLTAKILSHFVEMVRN from the coding sequence ATGGATTTACATTCAATTTTAAACAAAGCCAAAAATCATTCCCCTTCTATACTTGGAAGCAAGGATTTTTCAAAATACGCAATATTACTCCCTCTTATTCACAAAAATAATGAGGTACATATCTTATTTGAAGTTCGTTCCCATAAGCTTAGAAGGCAACCAGGAGAAATATGTTTTCCGGGTGGGAGAATCGACCGAGAGGATCATGATGAAAGGCAGGCTGCTTTGAGAGAAACAAGTGAAGAGCTTGGGATAGAAGTTGAGAATATAGTTGATGTATTTCCGTTAGACTATATGGTATCCCCTTTTGGTATGATGGTGTATCCATTTGTTGGTGTTCTTAACTCCCCAGAATCTATCCAGCCGAACAAAGAGGAAGTGGCAGAAGTTTTTACTGTCCCCCTTACTTACTTCTTAGAAAACAAGCCAAAAATTCACCATGTTAATGTGAATGTCCAACCAGATGAAAACTTCCCTTATGATTTAATTATTGGCGGAAAAAACTATAACTGGAGAATGAGAAAAATAGATGAGTATTTCTACATATATGAAGATAAAGTAATTTGGGGATTAACTGCGAAAATATTATCTCATTTTGTAGAGATGGTAAGAAACTAA
- a CDS encoding DsbA family oxidoreductase gives MKIEVWSDFVCPFCYIGKRRLENALEQFPHKDQVEVEFKSFELDPNAPEYSGKSIHEALATKYGMTIEQAKQANQNVGQQAASVGLTFNFDEMKPTNTFDAHRLAKFAKSQGKEKEITEKLLYAYFTESKNLGDIDTLLDIAEGSGLDREDALAILKDKNAYANDVRIDEGLAGQYGISGVPFFIINQKYAISGAQPLETFVGALQKVWEEENPKPKFEDLSGNDSNDAFCADGSCVVPPVKE, from the coding sequence ATGAAAATCGAAGTATGGTCAGATTTCGTCTGTCCTTTTTGTTATATAGGGAAACGTAGATTAGAAAATGCATTAGAGCAATTTCCGCACAAAGATCAAGTAGAGGTAGAGTTCAAAAGCTTTGAGCTTGACCCAAACGCTCCTGAGTATTCTGGAAAAAGTATTCATGAAGCACTTGCTACAAAGTACGGAATGACTATAGAACAAGCTAAGCAAGCCAACCAAAATGTAGGTCAACAGGCTGCTAGTGTAGGTCTTACTTTTAATTTTGACGAAATGAAACCAACGAACACCTTTGATGCACACCGCTTAGCAAAGTTTGCAAAGTCGCAGGGTAAGGAAAAGGAAATTACAGAAAAGCTCCTTTACGCATATTTTACAGAATCAAAAAACTTAGGTGATATCGATACACTTTTAGATATTGCTGAAGGGTCTGGCCTTGATAGAGAGGATGCATTGGCAATTTTAAAAGATAAAAATGCATACGCAAACGATGTTCGAATTGATGAAGGATTAGCCGGTCAGTACGGTATTAGCGGGGTTCCATTCTTTATCATCAATCAAAAATATGCAATCTCTGGTGCTCAACCCTTAGAAACATTCGTTGGTGCGCTTCAAAAGGTATGGGAGGAAGAAAATCCAAAGCCTAAATTTGAAGATTTATCAGGAAATGATAGTAACGATGCATTTTGTGCAGATGGTAGCTGTGTGGTACCTCCGGTTAAGGAATAA
- a CDS encoding sulfite oxidase: MSNQKHPSERPYLKTHSLQPENQETPIQFIENNHVHPKLFYRRNHFLFPQLSYSNYFLTINGYVQKPRVLSLQEIYQLPSKTIKVLLECSGNKRHFFKPKVFGEQWEKGAISQGYWTGVPLRNLLDKVGLRNGAKEVVIEGYDFGERSDLDHLYSFTRSLPLEKALHPDTLIAYEYNNEPIPFKHGYPLRLIVPQWYAMASVKWIKQITIIDKEFAGPFQSIDYVYYPNKDDNEGARPVTTINVNSTIQKPLNREILNTGKHTIKGIAWTGTGFVKKVEISTDNGDTWITANLENQDTHGYDWVNWSFEWDVTKKGEYTILSKATDSANRTQPKQPFWNRKGYGYNAIDTIHVKIE, encoded by the coding sequence ATGAGTAATCAAAAGCATCCGTCTGAAAGGCCTTATTTAAAGACCCATAGTTTACAACCTGAGAATCAGGAAACACCCATCCAATTTATCGAAAATAATCATGTCCATCCCAAACTTTTTTACAGGCGAAATCACTTTTTATTCCCGCAGCTGTCTTATTCCAATTATTTTCTTACAATCAATGGCTACGTACAAAAACCACGTGTCCTTTCTTTACAGGAGATTTATCAACTTCCTTCAAAAACGATCAAAGTACTGCTTGAGTGTTCTGGAAACAAACGTCATTTTTTTAAACCAAAAGTTTTTGGAGAACAATGGGAAAAGGGGGCCATCAGTCAAGGATATTGGACGGGGGTTCCCCTACGAAACCTTCTTGATAAAGTTGGACTAAGAAATGGCGCAAAAGAAGTCGTTATAGAAGGATATGACTTCGGAGAAAGATCTGATTTAGATCACCTATACAGTTTTACTAGAAGCTTACCTTTAGAGAAAGCACTCCATCCCGACACCCTCATTGCATATGAATATAACAACGAACCGATTCCTTTTAAACACGGATACCCCTTACGCTTAATTGTCCCACAATGGTATGCCATGGCCTCAGTTAAGTGGATTAAACAAATAACCATTATTGATAAGGAGTTCGCAGGACCTTTTCAATCTATAGATTATGTCTATTACCCTAACAAGGATGATAACGAAGGAGCACGACCTGTTACTACCATAAACGTAAACTCAACTATCCAAAAACCATTAAATCGAGAAATACTGAATACAGGGAAACACACGATTAAAGGAATTGCATGGACTGGAACTGGATTTGTTAAAAAGGTAGAAATCAGTACAGATAACGGGGATACCTGGATAACTGCCAATTTGGAAAACCAGGATACTCATGGGTACGATTGGGTTAACTGGTCCTTTGAATGGGATGTGACGAAAAAAGGGGAATACACAATTTTATCAAAAGCTACTGATTCAGCTAATCGCACTCAACCAAAGCAACCATTTTGGAATCGAAAAGGATATGGGTATAATGCAATTGACACAATTCATGTGAAAATTGAATAG
- a CDS encoding MFS transporter, producing the protein METKKSLPILFAVMFLVMVGFGIIIPVLPFYAEEIGASPTQLGFLMAVYSLMQLLFAPMWGRISDKIGRKPVIMIGIFGLALSFFLMGIATQLWMLFAARIIGGFLSSANMPTVMAYVADITSEEDRGKGMGIIGASIGLGFIFGPAIGGIFSEQNLHTPFYLAGASSLLTFVLVLFLLKESLPEDKRSQGQQKRAPISEMLKGRLSFLFFLQLFVSLSLSGLEATFAYFAAETAGLGTVELGYIFMIMGLAGAIVQGGLVGRLTKQFGEGFVIQIGIFVSAVGFALILFTESFVTAAIFLTVFGIGNGLIRPSVSSLLTKQSTAGHGSTTGLLSSFDSLGRIIGPPLGGLLFSMSIGLPYISGILLSGIAFILYRVFHHKQNSKVGGR; encoded by the coding sequence TTGGAAACGAAAAAATCACTTCCCATTCTCTTTGCTGTTATGTTTCTTGTAATGGTTGGATTTGGGATTATTATTCCGGTATTACCTTTTTACGCTGAAGAAATCGGCGCCTCTCCTACACAACTAGGATTTTTAATGGCTGTTTACTCACTAATGCAGCTTTTATTTGCTCCAATGTGGGGGCGGATCTCTGACAAGATCGGTAGAAAGCCGGTTATCATGATTGGGATTTTTGGGCTTGCTCTTTCATTCTTTTTAATGGGAATCGCAACCCAGCTTTGGATGCTTTTTGCCGCTAGGATAATCGGGGGCTTTTTATCCTCTGCTAATATGCCTACTGTAATGGCCTATGTGGCCGATATTACTTCTGAAGAAGACCGCGGAAAAGGCATGGGGATAATTGGCGCGTCAATTGGACTTGGATTTATTTTCGGACCCGCTATCGGGGGAATATTCTCTGAACAAAACTTACATACTCCCTTTTATTTAGCTGGGGCTTCGTCTCTATTAACTTTTGTTCTTGTCTTATTTTTATTAAAGGAATCTTTACCTGAAGACAAAAGAAGCCAAGGTCAACAGAAAAGAGCTCCTATATCCGAAATGTTAAAAGGACGCCTTTCCTTCTTATTTTTCCTTCAATTATTTGTTTCTTTATCGCTATCTGGCTTAGAAGCAACCTTTGCGTACTTTGCAGCTGAAACAGCTGGTTTAGGCACAGTAGAATTAGGCTACATTTTCATGATTATGGGATTAGCTGGTGCAATCGTTCAAGGTGGTTTAGTCGGAAGATTAACGAAACAGTTTGGGGAAGGATTTGTCATACAGATCGGAATTTTTGTCTCTGCTGTAGGCTTTGCTCTCATTTTATTCACTGAGAGCTTTGTTACAGCCGCAATCTTTTTAACGGTGTTTGGGATCGGAAATGGGCTCATTCGACCTAGTGTTTCTTCTTTGCTAACTAAACAATCAACAGCAGGACATGGTAGTACAACCGGATTACTGTCTTCCTTTGATTCCCTTGGAAGAATCATCGGCCCACCATTAGGAGGCTTGCTTTTCTCAATGTCCATTGGTCTCCCTTATATTTCCGGTATTCTATTATCCGGTATTGCATTTATTTTATATAGAGTGTTTCATCACAAGCAGAATAGCAAGGTAGGAGGAAGGTAA
- the msrB gene encoding peptide-methionine (R)-S-oxide reductase MsrB, which produces MRENWKKQKSDEELRKELTPLQYEVTKNNATEPPFRNEYWDHTEDGIYVDIISGEPLFSSKDKYDAGCGWPSFTKPIRRMELEEKLDTSYGMRRIEVRSKTSDSHLGHVFDDGPGPDHARYCINSAALRFIPKDKLEEEGYGQYVRLFE; this is translated from the coding sequence ATACGTGAGAACTGGAAAAAGCAAAAAAGCGATGAAGAACTACGTAAAGAATTAACTCCATTACAGTATGAGGTCACAAAAAATAATGCGACAGAACCACCCTTTCGAAATGAGTATTGGGATCATACAGAGGACGGAATCTATGTAGATATTATTTCCGGAGAACCGCTTTTCAGTTCAAAAGATAAATATGATGCTGGATGTGGGTGGCCAAGTTTTACAAAGCCGATTCGACGAATGGAATTAGAAGAGAAATTAGATACTTCTTATGGAATGAGAAGAATTGAGGTACGATCTAAAACATCAGATTCTCATTTAGGTCATGTATTTGATGATGGCCCTGGACCGGATCATGCTCGATATTGTATCAACTCAGCAGCTCTTAGGTTTATACCGAAGGATAAGCTTGAAGAAGAAGGGTACGGACAATATGTAAGGCTTTTTGAATAG
- a CDS encoding Fe(3+) ABC transporter substrate-binding protein, which produces MKKRMYTLGVMIIAALMILAACGNSNNEKSDGKTSSNTEDKGVVNLYTSRHYDTDRELYDKFTEQTGIKVNVIEGNGDELMERLDREGPASEADVFITSDAGNLARLKEKGLTQSVESDILFSNIPEKLRDTENHWFGLTKRARVIAYAKDRVDPSELSTYEALTEDQWNGRLLIRSSENIYNQSLLGSFIEINGEEAAKEWAAGIVKNMARDPQGGDTDQMKAIAAGEADVAVVNSYYIGRLINSENPEDTKVGEQIGVFFPNQETTGTHINISGAAVTKHSKNIENAITFIEFLSSEDAQGIFAEGNNEYPVNPSVEPSETLKSWGDFIEQDIDLTVLGKNNSRAIQIFNEVGWK; this is translated from the coding sequence ATGAAAAAGCGTATGTATACACTTGGTGTAATGATAATAGCAGCTTTAATGATCCTTGCAGCTTGTGGTAATTCAAATAATGAAAAAAGTGATGGAAAAACATCATCAAATACAGAAGATAAAGGCGTTGTAAATTTATATACAAGTAGACACTATGATACAGATCGAGAATTATATGATAAATTTACAGAACAAACTGGTATTAAGGTTAATGTGATTGAAGGTAATGGTGATGAGTTAATGGAGCGTCTTGATCGTGAAGGTCCAGCTTCAGAGGCAGATGTTTTTATTACTTCTGATGCAGGGAACTTAGCACGTTTAAAGGAAAAAGGCCTGACTCAATCGGTTGAAAGTGATATTTTATTTTCTAATATTCCAGAGAAGCTACGTGATACTGAAAATCATTGGTTTGGATTAACGAAAAGAGCTCGTGTAATTGCTTATGCAAAAGATCGTGTAGATCCTTCTGAACTATCAACCTATGAAGCTTTAACAGAGGATCAATGGAATGGAAGACTACTTATTCGTTCTTCTGAAAATATTTATAATCAATCTCTTTTAGGTTCATTTATTGAAATAAATGGCGAAGAGGCAGCGAAAGAATGGGCTGCTGGAATTGTTAAAAATATGGCAAGAGATCCTCAAGGTGGGGATACAGACCAAATGAAGGCTATTGCTGCTGGTGAGGCAGATGTCGCAGTAGTGAATTCCTATTATATTGGAAGACTCATTAACTCTGAGAACCCAGAAGATACAAAAGTTGGAGAACAAATTGGGGTATTCTTCCCTAACCAAGAGACAACAGGTACACACATCAACATCAGCGGAGCTGCTGTAACGAAGCATTCAAAGAATATTGAAAATGCTATTACATTTATTGAATTCCTATCCAGTGAAGATGCACAAGGAATATTTGCTGAAGGGAATAACGAGTATCCAGTAAATCCTTCTGTTGAACCTTCTGAAACACTTAAATCTTGGGGAGATTTTATAGAGCAAGATATTGATCTAACAGTTCTTGGTAAGAATAACTCTCGTGCCATTCAAATTTTCAATGAAGTTGGTTGGAAATAA
- a CDS encoding iron ABC transporter permease, which produces MKITHHVKKQVNIWAILSFAIIGLILLPNLIVGVEFFTKGNDNWQHIKEYLLFDIVSNTVILLVFTGVFTTVIGSSLAWLITAYTFPLRNFLKWALFLPLAIPPFIGAYTYQGIFNYTGIVQSTLRNVFDIQVNPKYINLATMEGTIFIFTMFLFPYIYVITKGFLENQSASIIETAQLLGVSSFKIFFKIILPLSRAAIIGGVMIVLLEVINDYGVVKYFGIQTFITAIFQTWFGMGDLDSAFKLAGTLMIVVMTVLILEKLLRGRKRFSYSTTRVRPIQPRRLTGLKAWIAFGYAFLIFSLAFFIPFLQLVMWVFMTHDKILTAEFITLVKNSLFVATISAAIIVSVALIVANYTRLYRGLITKILSKVTVVGYTIPGAIIAIGVVTVFIALDDWVYSIFTQLNIDLTFYFRTSFIMLVAAYVIRFLSVGYNSVEAGFEKVGNQFTEASRTLGSSTFRTFYKVDLPLVKASLLGGFILAFVDILKELPLTMLLQPFNFSTLATKAFVYANDEMVNEAASASVLIILISGICIFFFHKVLEGEPK; this is translated from the coding sequence ATGAAGATTACACATCATGTTAAAAAACAAGTGAATATTTGGGCGATACTTAGCTTTGCTATTATTGGGCTCATTTTATTGCCAAACCTGATTGTGGGGGTAGAATTTTTTACTAAAGGAAATGACAATTGGCAGCACATTAAAGAATACCTGCTCTTTGATATTGTCTCTAACACTGTTATTCTACTCGTTTTTACAGGGGTTTTTACAACTGTAATAGGTTCTAGCTTAGCATGGCTGATTACTGCCTATACCTTTCCTTTACGGAACTTCCTTAAGTGGGCACTGTTTTTACCGTTAGCTATACCTCCTTTTATTGGAGCCTACACATATCAAGGTATTTTTAACTATACAGGTATAGTTCAGTCAACTTTACGTAATGTTTTTGATATACAGGTTAATCCCAAATATATTAACCTAGCAACAATGGAAGGGACTATTTTTATTTTTACGATGTTTCTCTTCCCTTATATTTATGTAATAACAAAGGGATTTCTTGAGAATCAATCTGCTTCCATAATTGAAACAGCTCAGCTGTTGGGAGTCAGTTCTTTTAAAATCTTTTTTAAAATTATTCTTCCCCTTTCCCGTGCTGCGATCATTGGTGGAGTGATGATTGTTTTGTTGGAAGTCATCAATGATTATGGCGTTGTTAAATATTTTGGAATTCAAACATTTATAACAGCCATTTTTCAAACATGGTTTGGAATGGGGGATTTAGATTCGGCATTTAAACTAGCAGGTACACTTATGATCGTTGTCATGACTGTTCTAATCCTGGAGAAACTTCTTAGAGGACGAAAACGTTTTAGCTATTCAACCACAAGAGTAAGACCGATCCAACCAAGGAGATTAACAGGATTAAAAGCCTGGATAGCTTTTGGTTATGCTTTTCTTATCTTTAGTTTAGCTTTTTTCATTCCTTTCCTTCAGCTCGTTATGTGGGTGTTCATGACCCATGATAAAATTCTCACCGCTGAATTTATAACTCTAGTTAAAAACTCTTTGTTTGTGGCTACCATATCAGCTGCTATTATCGTTTCGGTGGCTTTGATTGTAGCAAACTATACAAGGCTATATCGAGGGCTCATTACTAAAATTCTTTCAAAAGTTACAGTTGTTGGATATACAATTCCAGGAGCTATTATTGCGATTGGTGTAGTTACTGTTTTTATAGCATTAGACGATTGGGTCTACAGTATCTTTACTCAACTTAATATTGACCTGACCTTTTATTTCAGAACCAGCTTTATTATGCTAGTGGCAGCCTATGTAATTCGCTTTTTATCGGTTGGCTATAACTCTGTTGAAGCAGGCTTTGAAAAGGTAGGAAATCAATTTACAGAGGCTTCTAGAACTCTTGGATCATCCACATTTAGAACCTTTTACAAAGTGGACTTACCATTAGTAAAGGCTAGTTTGCTCGGGGGATTTATTTTGGCATTTGTTGACATCCTAAAAGAATTGCCACTAACGATGCTGTTACAGCCTTTTAACTTTTCAACCTTAGCAACCAAGGCGTTTGTTTATGCAAATGATGAAATGGTCAATGAAGCAGCATCCGCATCTGTACTCATCATTCTAATTAGTGGAATCTGTATTTTTTTCTTCCATAAAGTTCTAGAGGGGGAACCTAAATAA
- a CDS encoding ABC transporter ATP-binding protein, whose product MFIQLDQLQYQYKNAKHLTIKDFSLSIEKGEIVSILGKSGSGKSTILRLITGLEAPKKGSITIDGKVMVDETHYLPPEKRGIGMVFQDYALFPHMTVEKNISFGLNKMSRSLRKQRIDEMLALINLSEFKKRYPYELSGGQQQRVALARALAPAPSLLVFDEPFSNLDSQLQMRIREELRAIIKQTGITSIFVTHDIEDARSLSDRIVFIEDGKIAKISQTCPSDYLQHSTIY is encoded by the coding sequence ATGTTTATTCAACTTGATCAATTGCAATATCAGTATAAGAATGCGAAGCATCTAACAATAAAAGATTTTTCTTTAAGTATCGAAAAGGGAGAAATAGTGTCTATCCTTGGTAAAAGCGGAAGTGGTAAAAGTACTATTCTGCGGCTTATAACAGGATTAGAAGCTCCTAAAAAAGGCTCTATTACGATTGATGGAAAAGTAATGGTAGATGAAACACACTATTTACCCCCTGAAAAAAGAGGAATCGGAATGGTGTTCCAGGATTATGCCCTATTTCCGCACATGACAGTTGAAAAAAATATTAGCTTTGGCCTAAACAAGATGAGTCGAAGTCTGAGAAAACAGCGGATCGATGAAATGCTCGCTCTTATTAACCTTTCTGAATTTAAAAAAAGGTACCCTTACGAATTAAGTGGAGGTCAGCAACAGCGAGTGGCTCTTGCTAGAGCATTAGCTCCTGCTCCCTCATTATTAGTATTTGATGAACCATTTAGCAATTTGGATTCTCAGCTGCAAATGAGAATAAGAGAGGAACTGCGAGCCATTATTAAGCAAACAGGAATCACCTCCATTTTTGTAACTCATGATATTGAAGATGCAAGAAGTCTTTCTGATCGGATTGTTTTTATTGAGGACGGGAAAATCGCTAAAATATCTCAAACCTGTCCTTCTGACTACCTACAGCATTCTACTATATATTGA
- a CDS encoding energy-coupling factor transporter transmembrane component T yields the protein MAVEMLSYIERPSPIHRLTGATKLICFIIWSVAAMLTYDTRILLFLFLFSLIVFKISKIKIKEISFVLIFILVFLFINNFAIYLFSPAQGVEIYGTKHTLLGSGHYELTVEQLFYLGNITLKYLVVIPVALLFIVTTHPSEFASSLNRIGVSYRISYAVALALRYIPDIQREFRTIALSQQARGIDMSKKEKLPKRIKNAASIIAPLIFSSLDRIEVISNAMELRGFGKNKKRTWYSARPFQFSDYVAIFLLVIILLSSLIITFHDGNRFYNPFN from the coding sequence ATGGCAGTAGAAATGCTCTCCTATATTGAACGTCCATCTCCGATTCATAGACTAACCGGTGCAACCAAACTCATCTGCTTCATTATTTGGTCAGTGGCCGCAATGCTTACATATGATACTAGAATACTCTTATTTCTCTTCTTATTTAGCTTAATTGTTTTTAAGATATCAAAGATCAAAATAAAGGAAATCTCCTTTGTACTAATCTTTATCTTAGTTTTCTTGTTCATTAACAATTTTGCGATTTACCTTTTTTCGCCGGCTCAAGGAGTTGAAATCTATGGGACTAAGCACACACTCCTTGGCTCAGGACATTATGAGTTAACAGTGGAACAGCTATTTTACCTAGGAAATATTACGCTAAAATACTTGGTAGTCATACCCGTTGCACTACTTTTTATTGTAACTACACATCCAAGTGAGTTTGCCTCATCATTAAATCGAATCGGTGTTAGTTACCGAATATCATATGCTGTCGCTTTAGCATTACGCTATATTCCAGATATCCAACGTGAATTCCGTACCATTGCTTTATCTCAACAAGCTAGAGGAATCGATATGTCCAAAAAAGAAAAGCTTCCTAAAAGAATTAAGAATGCGGCATCTATCATTGCTCCTCTTATTTTTTCAAGTTTAGACCGGATTGAAGTCATTAGTAATGCTATGGAACTTCGGGGCTTTGGGAAAAATAAAAAAAGAACATGGTACAGTGCTCGACCATTTCAATTCAGCGATTATGTAGCTATTTTCTTGTTAGTCATAATCTTACTTTCATCACTAATCATTACATTTCATGATGGGAATCGATTTTATAATCCATTTAACTAA